One Ignavibacterium album JCM 16511 genomic region harbors:
- a CDS encoding lysophospholipid acyltransferase family protein: MIKAERKKWALFVFDIYLERLLKKYFQDFRLINDFPEISSEKSLVVAPNHFSWWDGFFVYYLLKKKTNKKIFIMMLENQLRRYWFFQKIGCFSTNPANKQSTVATLRYTLELLENPDNCVVIFPQGEIEPFEKNSLNYNEGIEFLARYSSKEFDILPVANKIFYSNEKLPFILTRTEKLIHSSEIKNDKGILTERFNENINQLKNILSTEGESIF; this comes from the coding sequence ATGATCAAAGCTGAAAGAAAAAAATGGGCTTTGTTTGTTTTCGATATTTATCTTGAACGACTATTAAAAAAATATTTCCAGGATTTCAGACTGATAAATGATTTTCCTGAAATATCTTCTGAGAAAAGTCTTGTTGTTGCACCCAATCATTTTTCGTGGTGGGATGGATTCTTCGTTTATTATTTATTGAAGAAGAAAACGAATAAAAAAATTTTTATTATGATGCTTGAAAATCAGTTGCGGAGATATTGGTTCTTTCAAAAGATTGGATGCTTTTCTACAAATCCCGCTAACAAGCAATCTACTGTTGCTACATTACGATATACATTAGAATTACTCGAGAATCCCGATAACTGTGTTGTTATTTTTCCACAAGGAGAAATTGAACCATTTGAAAAAAATTCTCTGAACTATAACGAAGGAATTGAATTTCTTGCAAGGTATTCATCAAAAGAATTTGATATCCTTCCTGTTGCTAATAAAATATTTTATTCAAATGAAAAACTGCCTTTTATTCTTACCAGAACAGAAAAATTGATTCATTCATCAGAAATCAAAAATGATAAAGGAATTTTGACAGAAAGGTTCAATGAGAACATTAATCAGCTAAAGAATATTTTATCAACTGAAGGCGAAAGTATTTTTTAA
- a CDS encoding GAF domain-containing sensor histidine kinase, protein MKFSEFKKNIDAGLKTSLIEEESTERTKNLEIILNIINSINRSLVLEDVLELVLKNAIRLTNSERGFIVLKSPTGKLEFKLGLDSNNKELPEELFQVSSSVVEDVFYNGQSRFIEGAQSDAMFVPSKSIVRLDLQTILCSPLITDGQKIGVIYVDSKRLHKIKEKDITNTFEILAGQAASAIRNAQLYNAQLNANKALQEANEQLVKAERKALKSSIDSEIGQSLQSLVHLALLEGESLYRMIDDIQKQFEKRPEFKDSIIFDRLKLKAKISTDSIRSIQKYAQVLLETSLMNLVKDTNDLNKTVQTVIKYLVPMKKFQLATFNTELTNIPPCSFDSEQIQHVLVHLITNSVNAKKDATITIKSFTSDGYNHIVIQDDGPGIPFEIKEDIVNNYTPRNNSYGLFLCKSIIEKHNGEIKFLDVEKGTAIQISLPLK, encoded by the coding sequence ATGAAATTTTCAGAATTTAAAAAAAATATTGACGCAGGGCTCAAGACTTCGCTGATTGAAGAGGAAAGCACTGAGCGAACTAAAAATCTTGAAATAATATTAAATATTATTAATAGCATAAACCGTTCTTTGGTTCTGGAAGATGTTTTAGAACTTGTGCTTAAGAATGCAATCAGATTGACAAATTCCGAACGAGGTTTTATTGTTCTGAAATCGCCAACCGGCAAACTTGAATTCAAACTAGGACTTGACTCTAACAATAAAGAACTTCCTGAAGAACTTTTTCAGGTAAGTTCTTCAGTAGTTGAAGATGTTTTTTATAACGGACAATCCAGATTTATTGAAGGTGCCCAAAGTGATGCGATGTTTGTCCCTTCAAAAAGTATTGTACGACTTGACCTTCAGACAATTCTCTGCTCACCATTGATTACAGATGGACAGAAAATAGGCGTCATCTATGTTGATAGTAAACGACTTCATAAGATTAAAGAAAAAGATATTACTAACACTTTTGAAATTCTTGCGGGACAAGCAGCAAGTGCTATAAGAAATGCACAATTATACAATGCTCAGTTAAATGCAAACAAAGCATTGCAGGAAGCAAACGAACAATTGGTTAAAGCTGAAAGAAAAGCACTTAAATCAAGTATTGACTCTGAAATTGGTCAATCATTGCAATCGCTTGTTCACCTTGCTTTACTTGAAGGTGAAAGTTTGTATCGAATGATAGATGATATTCAAAAGCAATTTGAAAAGCGTCCTGAGTTTAAGGATTCTATCATTTTTGACAGACTTAAGTTAAAAGCTAAAATTTCGACCGATAGTATAAGAAGCATTCAGAAGTATGCACAGGTTTTACTTGAAACTTCTCTTATGAATCTTGTAAAAGACACTAATGATTTGAATAAGACAGTTCAGACAGTAATAAAATATCTTGTACCGATGAAAAAATTTCAACTTGCTACTTTTAATACAGAACTTACAAATATTCCTCCTTGTAGTTTTGATTCTGAACAGATACAGCATGTGCTTGTTCATCTTATTACTAATTCAGTTAATGCAAAAAAGGATGCGACAATCACAATCAAATCTTTTACTTCAGATGGTTATAATCATATAGTTATTCAGGATGATGGACCGGGGATTCCATTTGAAATTAAAGAAGATATTGTAAATAATTATACGCCCCGAAATAACAGTTATGGTTTATTTTTGTGTAAAAGTATTATTGAAAAACATAATGGCGAAATAAAATTTTTAGATGTCGAAAAAGGAACTGCTATTCAGATTTCATTACCTCTGAAATAA
- a CDS encoding fatty acid desaturase, translating to MGVLIALTIISAWAFHLYYILNYAEVNFSSPLFYLHILIQAYLYTGLFITGHDAMHRTVSKNKTINDWIGRIATFLFAGMSYNRLIKNHFMHHKHPGDEKDPDFNTKSQNFFLWWLTFLYRYTTVTQLIVMAIAFNILKIWFDEISIWMFWVVPAFLGTFQLFYFGTYLPHKKPHTDEMQPHNARTLKKNHLVAMLTCYFFGYHHEHHESPHTPWWKLYQLK from the coding sequence ATGGGAGTATTAATAGCATTAACAATTATTTCCGCGTGGGCTTTTCATCTTTACTATATTTTAAATTATGCTGAAGTTAACTTTTCTTCACCTTTGTTTTATCTTCACATTTTAATACAGGCATATCTTTATACCGGATTATTTATAACAGGACACGATGCAATGCACAGAACAGTTTCAAAAAATAAAACTATAAACGACTGGATTGGAAGAATTGCAACTTTTCTTTTTGCAGGAATGTCTTACAACAGATTAATAAAAAATCATTTTATGCATCATAAACATCCGGGTGATGAAAAAGATCCTGACTTCAACACCAAGTCGCAAAATTTTTTCTTGTGGTGGTTAACATTTCTGTATAGATACACAACTGTTACTCAGCTTATAGTTATGGCGATTGCATTTAATATATTGAAAATCTGGTTCGATGAAATTTCTATCTGGATGTTTTGGGTAGTTCCTGCTTTTCTTGGAACATTTCAGCTTTTTTATTTTGGAACTTATCTGCCTCATAAAAAACCTCACACAGATGAAATGCAACCTCACAATGCAAGAACACTAAAGAAAAATCATTTAGTTGCAATGCTTACCTGTTACTTTTTCGGATATCATCACGAACATCACGAATCACCACACACACCGTGGTGGAAGTTGTATCAACTAAAGTGA
- a CDS encoding carotenoid biosynthesis protein, protein MERKKNIILSKEEIFIYLIYTVGIVGHLTEPLVKYMKLLTPLTLLLTGGVVLFSSMANAKNNFLMWIILTYVITFSLEVIGVKTGLVFGSYWYGDTLGYKVLDVPLIIGFNWTMVILGAILLSEKLFDNKFLVVISASIMATLFDFFMEPTAIKLGYWKWSEISVPVQNYFAWFVISLMFTLLYFRMSIKLNSDLPIKFFVTQFIFFIILFVFMR, encoded by the coding sequence ATGGAAAGGAAGAAAAATATAATATTATCTAAAGAGGAAATATTTATTTATCTGATTTATACTGTTGGTATAGTCGGACATCTAACAGAACCATTGGTAAAATACATGAAGCTTCTTACACCATTGACATTATTGCTTACCGGAGGAGTTGTTTTGTTTTCTTCGATGGCTAATGCCAAAAATAATTTTTTGATGTGGATAATTTTAACTTATGTTATAACTTTTTCATTGGAAGTAATTGGTGTCAAAACAGGATTAGTATTTGGCTCTTATTGGTATGGAGATACACTTGGATACAAAGTTCTTGATGTTCCTCTGATAATCGGATTTAACTGGACAATGGTAATTCTCGGAGCTATTCTTTTGTCAGAAAAACTTTTCGATAACAAATTTTTAGTCGTAATCTCAGCTTCAATAATGGCTACATTGTTTGATTTCTTTATGGAGCCAACGGCTATTAAACTTGGTTATTGGAAATGGTCAGAAATTTCAGTTCCGGTTCAGAATTATTTTGCATGGTTTGTCATTTCTTTGATGTTTACACTTTTATATTTTCGGATGAGTATTAAATTAAACTCCGATTTACCAATAAAATTTTTTGTTACTCAATTTATCTTTTTCATAATTCTATTTGTCTTTATGAGGTGA
- a CDS encoding ATP-binding protein — translation MDELRKYLEILYNRLLFPVEVIDSEGRIIYVNEAFTLMWGFSQDELIEYSVFNDLVLREQSKISLISEVLNNLSQKTIEHFEDSLLRSHHNVVPLIRTSVFGFEMNGERYAVLIHEDVTEQVLTGEEIKRARDASKEAERLKNNFLNVLSHELRTPLNIILGYSSLIKENLSDKISTEDKIYLDNLHSGSERLFNTINQMLEFAHIEAGNYSVAIETADLVGIIQGSLAQYEEAARSKGLEIRTNFVHKKVFVDTDVQCTMNAFNNLLSNAVKFTNQGFIEVEVDVMEDKNLALCRVRDSGIGISTKYLDHLFQPFSQEDLNIGRSYEGNGLGLALAKRYLEKVGGSLLVDSIKGVGSTFTFTLPLTLSSKIKYDDKEEAEILASNKILMLDNVGETFELIRAFLKKDYQIVNYSLRDFRIELTRDNSFSHIVFDVEKNFWQQAILICKDIKKNDPYKRPIIVISSEFIEEKIREFYNAGANKFLIKPFGKSELVKVLDEAKEYSL, via the coding sequence ATGGATGAACTGAGAAAATATTTAGAGATATTATACAATCGATTACTTTTTCCTGTTGAAGTAATTGACAGCGAAGGAAGAATAATTTATGTAAATGAAGCTTTCACTTTGATGTGGGGATTTTCTCAGGATGAACTTATTGAATATTCTGTTTTTAATGATCTTGTGTTGAGAGAGCAGAGTAAAATCAGTTTAATTAGTGAGGTATTAAATAATCTTTCACAAAAAACTATTGAGCATTTTGAAGATTCATTACTTCGCTCACATCACAATGTTGTACCGCTAATCAGAACCAGTGTATTTGGTTTTGAAATGAATGGTGAAAGATACGCAGTATTAATTCACGAAGATGTAACAGAACAGGTGCTTACCGGTGAAGAAATTAAACGAGCAAGAGATGCAAGCAAAGAAGCTGAACGATTAAAAAACAATTTTCTGAATGTGCTATCTCACGAACTGCGAACTCCGCTTAATATTATTCTGGGTTATTCATCTCTCATAAAAGAAAACCTTTCTGATAAAATAAGTACAGAGGATAAAATTTATCTCGATAATCTTCACAGCGGAAGCGAAAGATTATTCAACACAATAAATCAGATGCTCGAATTTGCTCATATCGAAGCTGGTAACTATTCAGTAGCAATTGAAACAGCAGATCTGGTTGGAATAATTCAGGGAAGTTTGGCCCAGTATGAAGAAGCCGCACGATCAAAAGGACTGGAAATAAGAACTAATTTCGTTCACAAAAAAGTTTTTGTTGATACTGATGTCCAATGCACTATGAATGCATTTAATAATCTGCTTAGCAACGCCGTTAAATTCACTAATCAGGGATTTATCGAGGTTGAAGTAGATGTAATGGAAGATAAGAATCTGGCACTTTGCAGAGTTCGTGATTCAGGCATAGGAATATCTACAAAATATCTTGATCATCTTTTTCAACCATTCAGTCAGGAAGATTTGAATATAGGGAGAAGCTATGAAGGAAATGGGCTCGGGCTTGCTCTTGCTAAAAGATATCTTGAAAAAGTTGGCGGTTCTCTGCTTGTTGATAGTATAAAAGGTGTTGGTTCAACTTTTACTTTTACTCTTCCGCTTACATTATCAAGCAAAATCAAATATGATGATAAAGAAGAAGCAGAAATTCTTGCTTCGAATAAGATTCTTATGCTGGATAATGTTGGCGAAACTTTCGAGCTTATACGGGCATTTCTGAAAAAGGATTATCAGATCGTGAATTATTCATTGCGTGATTTCAGAATTGAACTAACGCGTGATAATTCTTTCAGCCATATAGTTTTTGATGTTGAAAAGAATTTCTGGCAACAGGCAATTCTTATTTGCAAAGACATAAAGAAAAATGATCCATATAAGCGACCAATTATTGTTATCTCAAGCGAATTCATAGAAGAAAAAATCAGAGAATTTTATAACGCTGGTGCAAATAAATTTCTTATTAAACCTTTCGGAAAATCAGAACTTGTTAAAGTTCTCGACGAAGCAAAAGAATACTCACTTTAG
- a CDS encoding glycosyltransferase, translating into MITIVYIISAVVVSIIFVVSIINFFTAPVIEDKSNLKEESKLVSILIPARNEEHNISDCVKSCFHQTYPNKEIIVLNDNSTDRTYELLQHFSDKIKVINGSDLPEGWLGKNWACHQLAKEASGEYLLFIDADVRLNEKAVASAISELNVSESGMLSVFPTQIIKSFSEWLIVPLMNWLLLGFLPLIFVHKSNNKSFVAANGQFILWRKNIYQKIGDHNSVKNKPVEDMEFARFCKSDGIKIKTLLGGNYVFCRMYSNLKEAINGYSKNFFPGFNTNGLTFLLFVSLITFASLIPLMVWENLLYSVSLLILIIFSRIFISIKSKQNVFANLLLHPLQMIFVFVVGIISVYKTYSRKLEWKGRKI; encoded by the coding sequence ATGATTACGATTGTTTATATAATATCTGCAGTCGTTGTTTCAATAATCTTTGTAGTTTCAATTATTAATTTTTTTACTGCGCCTGTTATTGAAGACAAATCCAATTTGAAAGAAGAATCAAAGCTTGTTTCAATTCTTATTCCTGCCAGAAATGAAGAGCATAATATATCAGATTGTGTGAAAAGCTGTTTTCATCAAACTTATCCAAACAAAGAGATTATTGTACTTAATGATAATTCAACAGACAGAACTTATGAATTGCTGCAACATTTTTCTGATAAAATTAAAGTAATAAATGGCTCTGATTTGCCTGAAGGTTGGCTTGGAAAGAATTGGGCTTGTCATCAACTTGCTAAGGAAGCAAGTGGTGAATATTTATTATTCATCGATGCTGATGTTAGACTGAATGAAAAAGCTGTTGCATCAGCAATCAGCGAATTGAATGTTTCAGAAAGTGGGATGTTGTCAGTATTTCCAACTCAAATAATAAAATCGTTTTCAGAATGGTTAATTGTTCCTTTAATGAATTGGTTACTGTTGGGATTTTTACCATTAATATTTGTTCACAAATCAAATAATAAATCTTTTGTTGCAGCAAATGGTCAGTTTATTCTGTGGAGAAAAAACATTTATCAAAAAATTGGTGACCATAACAGTGTTAAAAATAAACCTGTCGAGGATATGGAGTTTGCACGATTTTGTAAATCAGATGGGATTAAGATAAAAACACTTTTGGGAGGTAATTATGTTTTCTGCAGAATGTATTCCAATCTGAAAGAAGCAATCAATGGATATTCAAAAAATTTTTTCCCAGGATTCAATACAAATGGATTAACTTTTCTTTTATTTGTCTCACTAATAACATTCGCTTCCTTAATTCCTTTGATGGTATGGGAAAATTTACTTTATTCGGTTTCGCTTCTTATCCTTATAATTTTTTCAAGAATATTTATTTCAATTAAAAGCAAGCAGAATGTTTTTGCTAATTTACTTTTACATCCACTTCAAATGATTTTTGTTTTTGTTGTGGGAATAATTTCAGTTTATAAAACTTACAGCAGAAAACTCGAATGGAAAGGAAGAAAAATATAA